Part of the Gemmatimonadota bacterium genome, CGCAGGGACTCTTCGTCCAGCGCCAGCGGCTTCTCGACAAAGACGGGCTTGCCCGCCCGCAGCGCTTGCGCGGCCAGCCGGGCATGGTCCTGGTGACGGGTGGCGATCACGACGGCGTCAATCTCCGGGTCCGCGAGAAGCTGCTCGGCCGAGGAGGCTAAGTAGCGGAACCCGTGCGTCTCGCCCGCGGACCGCGCGCTGACGCCGCCCGCCGTTGCCACGCCCTGGGGCTCCGCTCCCAGGCGACGAAGCAGGGGGAGCAGCGTCGCGGTCGCGTAGCCGCCGGCGCCTATCAACCCGAGCCGAACTCGTCCGGAGCGGAGCGGGCGCCGCATCCCGCGTTCCAGAGGGATGCGCGGCGCTTCCAGCCGGCGCTCCTCCGGGTACTCGAGCACCACGCCCAGCGCCCCTGCAGATCGCTGGCCCAGTAGCTCATAGGCCTGCGGCGCATCGGCGAAGGCAAAGCGATGAGTGATCAACGGGCCGACCACGACGTCGCCCGAGGACAGCAGCCGGAGGAACTCGGCTAGATTGCGGCGCTCCGTCCAGCGCACGTAGCCGGCGGGATAGTCCTGTCCCTTCTCCTCGTAGCTCCGGTCATAGCGTCCAGGGCCGTAGGAGCGGGAGAGGCGGAGCTCCAGTTCCTTTTCGTAGTACAGAGCGCGCGGGACGGTCATCCCCACAGCGCCCACCACTACCACGCGCCCTCGATCCCGCGCCAGCCTGGCGGCGAGTCGCATCGGATCATCACTCTGGGTGGCCGCGGTAATGATGACGGCATCCACTCCCAGCCCACCAGTAAAGGCCTCGACCTTGGCCACGACCTGATCCTCCCGCACCATTCCCAGGGCGCCAGAACGCTCGACGAGCGCCACGCGGTCCGGGTCCATGTCGATCCCCACACTGCGCACGCCCGCCGCCGTCAGGACTTGGACGGTCAACTGACCCAGCAGCCCCAGCCCGATGACGGCTACGCTCTCGCCCAGTCGAACCCCGGCCTGATGAACGCCGTGCAGCGAGATCGCTCCCAACGTGGCAAAAGCCGCGGCCTCCAGGGGCACGTCAGGCGGGACTCCAACGGCAAGATTACGCGGCACCCAGACGCGCTCCGCATGACTGGCGTACCCCGCGCCGGCACAGGCGACGAGGTCGCCCACGCGAAAATCCGGCACCTCCTCCGCCACCTCCTCGACCACGCCCGAGAGGCTGTAGCCCAGAGGTGATAGGCCCGTCAGCCGGCTGCGCACTTTGCGGTACGTGCTGGCGATGCCTTCGCGGCCCACCGTTTCGAGCACCTGGCGCACCTGGTCCGGTCGGTCCAATGCCTTGCGGATCAGAGACTTGCGGCCGAACTCCAGCTTCATGCGCTCGGTGCCGGCGCTGATCACCGAATAGCGCGTGCGCACCACAATCCCGCCCGGCCGGAGCAGGGGCGCGGGCACATCCAGCACCTTCAGGGACCCCGAGCGAACGTCCTGCAGTAACTGCTTCACGGACGGGGCCCCGTCGGGCACTCGGTCGCCACCTGATCGCCGGGTGCGGGCGCCTCGAGATCCACCATTTCGGCGAGCGCCCGGAGCATCCAGGCCTGGGTCCAACGCATGTAGACGAGCCGGTTACGAAAGAGGCGGTGCTTCTTGTAATAGAAGAACCCACGCGAGTCCCGCATCACGCTGAGGCTCCAATCCGCCAGGTGCATGGCCTGAGCCATGGCATCCGGCAGGTACGGCCGGAGCTGCAGCAGGGCCAGGACGGCGTGCGCCACGGCGTGGAGGTCGATGGGGAAAGCGCGGCCCGGGCGGCAGCCTACCGCCGGTGGCCGGAAGAAGGCGCGACGCCAGTAGCGGATGCCACCTTCCAGCGCCTCCTCGAACTCGTGCGTCCCCAGGTGGGCACCGATCTGGTAGAGGGCGACCAGGGCATAGCCGGTGTGAAAGCTGTCCACCCACGAATCCCGGCGCGCTACGCCGTAGGGAAAAGACCCGTCGCCCTTCTGCGCCCTGACCGTGAACCGCGCCGCCGCCATGGCTTCCGCGGCAAGCTCGCCGTCCCCCAGCCTCGCGCCCAGGCGAGCGAGCAGCGAAGCGGCCAGCAGATTCGCGTTGTGCACCGCGCGCTCGTCCAGGGGCGTGTAGCTGAAGCAAAACGTGGCCTCCGGACCGGGCAACCGCTTCAGCGCCAGTCGCAGGAAGTTCCCCGCGTCCCTGGCCAGCTCGAAGGCCCGGGGCAGCGCGAGTCGCTCGTAGGCGTCGAGCAGCGCGTGCCCGGCAAACGCGGTCACCACGCTCGAAGGCGTGCCGGCTGGCACGAAAAAATCGCGATTCGCCCAGGGGAACGGGTACCCCCACCCGGCCCCCGGATAGCCTGGCGTCGAGCGGGCTGCCAGCCAGTCCGCCAGCCGGTCCGCGCTGTCTCGAAACGCCGCCTCACCGGTCGCCCGCGCCAGGCGCAGGTGCGCCGCCAGCACCAGGCTGACCGCCTTGGGGTTCAGCGAGCGAGGCACGCCCAGCAGCGGCCGGATCTGCAGGGGGCAGTGCTTGCCGAGCTGGGTCCAGGCAACGGCAAGCCAGCGATTGCGGAAGGCGAAGAAGCGGACGACGCGGCTGCTCAGGAGATCGTGGGGGTCGTAGCCGGCGTATTCCCGCTCACGCATCCAGCCATCCAGCTCGAGGGCCGCCGTCAGCCACCGACGTGTGGCGGGCGCCGCCGCCGGGGAGTGCGTCCGGGGCACAACGGCCGCGGCGCCCCGCTCGACCGGCGTCGTCAGTTGCACCTTTCTCCGGCGTCGCCCCCCCGAACCCGATCCCGCAGCACCGACCAGATGAACCACGTGTTGGTAACCAGATAGCGCTTCCAGAGGCGCGTCGGCTCTTGCGCCAGGCGGTATAGCCATTCCAGGCCATGGCCCCGCGCCCATCCGGGAGCCTCCCTCCTGAAGCCCGCCAGAACGTCGAAGCTTCCGCCCACACCCAGGCTGACCAGCGGGCCCGAGTCCGGACTGAGGGCCGAGATGAAATACTCCTGGCGCGGACTGCCCATGGCGACAAAGAGGATCTCGGGCCGCGTCCTGCGCAGCTCGGCCAGCACCCGGCGCTCGATGTCCGAATCCACGTACCCGTGATGATAGCCCACCACGCGAATTCCCGGCCGCTCGCGCCTGAGCCGGTGCACCAGCGCTTCCACAACCTGGGGCCGAGCCCCCAGGAAATAGCACCCCCAGCCGGCACGGTCCGACTCCTCGAGCAGCCTGACCATGAGCGTGATGCCGCCCACATGATGCAGGTCCGACCGGCCCAGCACGCGTCCCCCCCAGACCATCGCCCATTCTGGTACGACCAGCTCCACCTCTTCCAGGCTCCTCCGCAGCAGGGGATCATGCGCCGCCTGCCAGGCCTTGTTCGCGTTAGTCACCAGGATACGGCAGCGGCTGCGGCCGCGGATGGCCCGCTGCACCACCTCGAGCGCTCCTTCCATACTGACCGCATGTGCGGGCGCGCCGGCCACACGATACCGCCGGGGAGCTAAAGCGGTCGAGTTGGAAAAAGACTCCGCAATCAGCGGAACGGCGGCCGCGGCCCGGCTCTCAGTACGCGCCCTGGCCACGAATAACGGCAGGAATCGTGAGCAGCAAAACCTTGAAATCCAGCCAGAGGTTCCATTCCGAAATATACTTCAGGTCGAGCGCGACCCACTCGTCGAAGTCCGCGATCTCGGAGCGTCCGTTGATTTGCCAGAGGCAGGTAATACCCGGACGAACCGACAGCTTCCCCCATTGCCAGGGCTGAAACGAGGCAAACTCTTCCGCTGAAGGCGGACGCGGACCGACCAGGCTCATATCCCCGTTGAGTACACTCCACAACTGTGGCAACTCGTCCAGACTGAACTTCCGCAGCCAGCGACCCAGCGGCGTGATGCGTGGATCGTTGCGCATCTTGAAGACCGGCCCACGCATCTCGTTATGCTGCAGAATCTGAGGCTTCAGCTCGTCAGCGTTGTGCACCATGGTGCGGAACTTGTACCCCACAAAGGGCCGAGCCCGCTGCCCCAGCACCTTCCAGCGGTAGAACACCGGGCCGCGCGAGGTCCCCACCACGAGCAAGGCGATGGCGACCAGCACAGGCGCGAGCAGGATCAGCCCCAGCAGGGAAAGCAGGATGTCCAGCCCGCGCTTGAGTCGCTGCTGGGTTCGCCAGCGCCACACCCTGGCCCGCGGCGGCAGTGCGCTCGCCCACTCGAACTCGGCCTGGACGCGCAGCACCCGCTCGGGTACAGGGAACGGAGGCGCCTCAGCGCGCGCCCGCGTCCCCCCAGATTCAGGCTCGGCCAACGCCCTTTCCTCCGCAGCGGCTTGTCACAAAGCGCATAATATAATCAGCAAAAAACCCACCGACCAGCCTTGCTGCCGACGGTGGGCACGGGCGGCGAAGGGCTTTCCAGCAAGCCCACCGGCCGGCAGACTACTCACGCGGTTCCGCCGGCGTGGCCTCGCGCCCTTCCACCGTTTCCCATTTCATGGCGTAGCGCTTCAACCTGGGGTGGGACACGAGCAAGTGCCAGATAACAGCCTGCATCCCCTCAGTGTGGGGGGTCACGCCGTCGCTGCTGGAGGTCGGCACCACAACGCAGTGATCGGCGACGCGGGCGGTGAAGCCGCCATCCCGGCCCACAATGCCGAACACCCGAGCCCCGACTTGTTTGGCGAAGGTGAGCGCTTTGACAATGTTGGGGCTGACGTTCCGCTCGAGGCTGCCGCCGCCCACGGAGAACACGAACACCGCGTCCGCGGGCCGCAGCCGACTGCCGCGCAGGTACCCCACGAAGGAGCTGTCCCAGCCGTCGTCGTTGATACGGGCCGTCAATTCGGCCACATTGTCCGTGGGCGCGTAGCACTCGAGGCCCGCGACCTTGCGGAAATCGTTGGCCGCGTGGGAGGCGTGCCCGGCGCCTCCGCCGACGCCCAGGAAGAAGAGACGTCCGCCTTCTTCCCGCACCTGCACCAGCCCATCCACCATACTTTCCAGCGCCCGTATGTCCAGACGTTGCAGTATCCTTCCGACCTCCTCCAGGTACTGGTCGACGTAGCTCATGCCAGCCCGGCACGCTGGATGATGAGGCGGGCGGCCTCGCCCAGGTCGCGGACCTCGTGATCGGCCTGCGTACCCTGGTTGTAGGCGCGGCGAAGCAGCACGGTGCGGCAGCCCGCGGCTCGCCCCGCGGCCACGTCCTTCCAGCTGTCACCCACAACGTAGGA contains:
- a CDS encoding bi-domain-containing oxidoreductase, with translation MKQLLQDVRSGSLKVLDVPAPLLRPGGIVVRTRYSVISAGTERMKLEFGRKSLIRKALDRPDQVRQVLETVGREGIASTYRKVRSRLTGLSPLGYSLSGVVEEVAEEVPDFRVGDLVACAGAGYASHAERVWVPRNLAVGVPPDVPLEAAAFATLGAISLHGVHQAGVRLGESVAVIGLGLLGQLTVQVLTAAGVRSVGIDMDPDRVALVERSGALGMVREDQVVAKVEAFTGGLGVDAVIITAATQSDDPMRLAARLARDRGRVVVVGAVGMTVPRALYYEKELELRLSRSYGPGRYDRSYEEKGQDYPAGYVRWTERRNLAEFLRLLSSGDVVVGPLITHRFAFADAPQAYELLGQRSAGALGVVLEYPEERRLEAPRIPLERGMRRPLRSGRVRLGLIGAGGYATATLLPLLRRLGAEPQGVATAGGVSARSAGETHGFRYLASSAEQLLADPEIDAVVIATRHQDHARLAAQALRAGKPVFVEKPLALDEESLR
- a CDS encoding WecB/TagA/CpsF family glycosyltransferase — protein: MEGALEVVQRAIRGRSRCRILVTNANKAWQAAHDPLLRRSLEEVELVVPEWAMVWGGRVLGRSDLHHVGGITLMVRLLEESDRAGWGCYFLGARPQVVEALVHRLRRERPGIRVVGYHHGYVDSDIERRVLAELRRTRPEILFVAMGSPRQEYFISALSPDSGPLVSLGVGGSFDVLAGFRREAPGWARGHGLEWLYRLAQEPTRLWKRYLVTNTWFIWSVLRDRVRGGDAGERCN
- a CDS encoding sugar transferase → MWRWRTQQRLKRGLDILLSLLGLILLAPVLVAIALLVVGTSRGPVFYRWKVLGQRARPFVGYKFRTMVHNADELKPQILQHNEMRGPVFKMRNDPRITPLGRWLRKFSLDELPQLWSVLNGDMSLVGPRPPSAEEFASFQPWQWGKLSVRPGITCLWQINGRSEIADFDEWVALDLKYISEWNLWLDFKVLLLTIPAVIRGQGAY
- a CDS encoding SIS domain-containing protein; this translates as MSYVDQYLEEVGRILQRLDIRALESMVDGLVQVREEGGRLFFLGVGGGAGHASHAANDFRKVAGLECYAPTDNVAELTARINDDGWDSSFVGYLRGSRLRPADAVFVFSVGGGSLERNVSPNIVKALTFAKQVGARVFGIVGRDGGFTARVADHCVVVPTSSSDGVTPHTEGMQAVIWHLLVSHPRLKRYAMKWETVEGREATPAEPRE